DNA sequence from the bacterium genome:
GCCTCCGGTATCATGGTCTTTAGTTTTTTTCTGCCCATATAATACCGGAAACTTCAGTCAGGGGTGGGGGAATTTTGCGTTGTCACAAACCCCTAAAATGGGGGAATTTTAGATTATCACAATCAGACAATTACTCTGTAGGTTGCTATACACTAAAATTGGGATGAATTTGTGACGTAGTTTTTCGCCCTGCGATGGGGAATTTTAATTGTCGTCAATGGGGAAAAATAATTGTCGCTGATCAGAAACTACATATTGACCAGACTCCTCTATGTATGGCTGATGCATACTGGCTCATGGGTAATAAAAAGAGGATGGAGATCTCAGGTCGATAGAAACCATCGCCGTGACCTCAGCATATTCCATATCGGCTATCATTGGCTTGTCCGGCAACTTGCCCAGGCGCTCCCTCTCCACATCGGATTCAGACTTTATTTCTGGTTGCATCTTCCAAATCTGACAGATAGCTAGGAGCCAGGTTTTTCTAACTCAGTAAGGACTTTAAGAACTTAATAATCCTATCTTTATTTGAGAATTCAGCTTCTATTCTATCGTAGTTACTATATTCAACAATTACCTCATATCTTCTCAACCCACCTTCAGGTGGAGATTCATGATAGCTCTCGATAAAGTCTACTGCTGCCTGAATATCTTGAAAGCATCTGTCGTGGCCATAGAGAGGGATAATAAGTATTTTGTTGATCATTCTGTCTATTGTCTCCGCCAACAAATTGAAAAAATGGTCTATTTGCTCTTTATTCAACGAGATCAGCATCTGCTTGAGACCTTCCCGTTCCGAGACAGCCAACTCTTCAATTTTTTTGACACACTGCTTGAATTCATCATCAGGCGTGAACTCATCGAAACGCACATCGATATTTGCACAACAGAATGCGTCAGTAATAGTTTTGTAGGGTATATACAGAACCTTAAATCCGAACGATTCCAATTGGTTAATTGAGTTATCGGTAAAAATACCCGCTAATACAACACCAAGGAAGGGGGCTTCCAGATTATGGCATTCTGCTACGGGAAGAACGGCACCCTGGATTTCCTGGACTTTGTTTCTTGAATGTTTCGTGTACCTTCTCCACGCAGCTTCAATGATAGCTATGGGCTGCCCTGTCTTATCAGGTGAACCGTCCCTCTCAATAACGAAATCCAAGTCATGTTCGTTACCATATTTATCCTTCCAGGTTACTTTACTTCCCCTTCGAGCTTTGCCCCGGTGTCCTTTTTTATCAAGATATAATCCCCTCTGCTCACAGAAATCTGTCAAGATTGAGCTGATTATTTCCTCAAGCAGGTTCCCGATGATTTGTCCAAACTTATGAGATGGAGATTTTGCCATAAAACTAGCCTTCTACCCAGAGTTGGCCTTCATGGAGGGGGATTTTATGTTTTCGGTTCTTCCACTTGATGTTCCTGTCTCTGATTTTTTCGAATCTATACTGCTGAAAGCCTGCTGCTAATGCCAGTTCACCGAGCCACTTATCAACAGGTACGTAGATACCATACGGCGCACAATCACCAATAACAAAACAAACTGTGGACCCATCTTTGCAAAAATGACGGAGAATACGCCATACGTTTGCCAAGTCAATGAAATAGGCAGCGACCATGGTGTGGTAGGTTTTTCTTCCTCCTTTGCTTTCACGTATTTTTTCGAGATCCTGGCAGACAACCGTAACCTCTTTATATATTGGAGCCAGCAATGGATCGGCCAGCAAGTCACTTAACGTCAGACGCTCTGCCGCGGAATGTTGTGAACAGGATCTCACCAGATGCTGGCGTACAGCCCCCTGTAAGTCTCCCCAGCCAGAAACTTCACCCCAGAATGTCATTTCAAGTCTTGTGGCATCAGCATAGTCATAGTTGTTTGGGTAAGGGGGAGAAGTAATAACAAGGTCAAACGCCTCTTTTATTGGGATATTCGGATTTCTTGCATCAGTGAGAAACATACGTGCGTTATGTTTCCACCCTGTCCTTTGGACGAAGAGCATGCCATGTGCTATCTCTTTGGCTTTTTCCGTAAATGCGGAGAAAGGATCGAGAACCTTGGATTTTTTTTTGTTTGGAAGGATATACTGCCATTGAGCAGTCCCTGCCGTACTGCATGGCCTTAAAATAGCTGTAAGGATGAGCCATACAAGTTCCCATATTGGATCATCTTCCTTTCGTAACTTCAGGTACTGCTCACGCAGGGCATCTAATTTGGCAAGATTTTCTTCAGTATAACACTTTTGGAGTAAGGGAATATGCTGACGGCTTGTAGACATGCCGCTTCTTCTTGCCCTTTGGACAACTTCGTCAGCGTAGTGGAATAAAGCATATGGATTGAGATACCACAAAAGTTTAGCCTGGGCAACACGATAAATAAACGGGTGAGTCTCAAAACCAATACAGTTTTGACCGGCAGCATCTGCAGCCAGGAGTGTTGTGCCAGAGCCAGCAAAAGGATCGAGAATAGAAAGAGGCTCTTCTTTTTTATATCGTTCGATAACAGCTTGTACCCATTCTGCTGAGAAACCAGCAGAGTAACGAAACCACTGGTGAACAGGCAATTTCATATTATCAGTAAACGTGCCAGAGCGCTGCCTTCTGAGATGTGCTCCTGCTTCAGGCTTCGTATCAGGTTGCTCATCCGGGAAAAGTGATAACTGCAGTGATGAATTCATAACGGAATACCTTTATTAAGCTCATAGCTTATAATATCCAACGGATCACTTATGAAGAGTGCTCAATATTCGATATGCTGGAAGTTTCCGTTTTATAACTTCCCAATTGGTCTAGTATACCATATTTTTATTTCGAGGGGAATTTCTGGTTCTGGCGGTTAAGGGCCGAAGTATCAAGTACGTTTTTTCCGTTTGCCCATCCTGTTTTCGGTACCGGCCATAAGCCGCTGGATATTCGACCGGTGCTTGAAGATCAGGAGAGCGGCAGCCGGCAGAGAGGTGAAGAACAAGGGGCCGGCCCCCGAAAGGAGGAAGATAAAGGGGGGAAGCGCCACCGCAGCCGAGATCGAAGCCAGGGAGACATAGCGGCTGATTCCCAGAACTCCCATCCAGACCAGCAGGGCAAGAAGAGCAGGGCAGGGGGCAAGGACAAGAAAAACTCCCAGGCTGGTGGCAACACCTTTTCCTCCCCTGAATCGGTTGAAGATGGACCAGTCATGGCCAATGATTGCCAGTAACCCAAGAGCGGATGGCATGGCCGGAGAAGTGAAGAATATCTTTCCCAGGAGGACAGCGGCTATGCCCTTGGTCAGGTCGCCAAGAAGCGTGAAAATGGCCGCTTTTTTCCCGACGGCGCGCAGCACATTGGTAGCTCCGATATTTTTGCTTCCAACCTGCTGGATATCGACCCGGTGCCTTCGGGCGATCAGGATGCCAAAAGGAATAGACCCAAGGAGGTAGGATATAAGAAAAAAGAATGCCGGTTTCAGGGCTGCCAATTTGTGCTTCTCCTGTCTAGGTGGTCAGCTTGACTTCCCGGTTGAATTTTATCACATACTCGACCCCTGAGATTATGGCCATAATCATGGCCCCCCAGAGCAGAATGCGGCCCAGGGGGATTTCCCCCAGGACCGGAAACGGAAACTTGTCCAGGATGAGAAAGGAAACGGCCAGGATTTCACTGACCGCTTTATATTTCCCCATTTTACTGGCCGCAATGACTACTCCCTGCGAAGCGGCCACAGAGCGTATCCCGGTAATGGCGATTTCCCGGCTGACAATGACCACCACGATCCATGCCGGGGCCAGACCCATTTCAACCAGGGAAATGAGGGCTGAGGAGATCAGCAATTTGTCAGCCATGGGGTCCAGCAGCTTGCCCAGGGTGGTGGTCTGCTTCGATTTTCTGGCAATGTAGCCGTCCAGCCAGTCGGTCAGGGATGCCAGGAGAAAGATACTCAGAGCCAGAAGGTTACTGAATCGGGTCAGGAGCACGGTCACGAGGACAGGCACGAGAAAGATTCGGGCTATCGAAAGTTTATTCGGTAAGGTCATGGTTAACTTTCATGGCAAAAATTCCCCTCCCTGACCACTGATCACTGGCCACTGATCATTTTTCACAACCCCACCCGCTTGACCAGTTCCGCTTTGAGTATCTGGAAGATATGAGCATGTTCCACAACGCCGAGCAGGGCTTGAGTTGCTTCATCCACTACCGGCAGGTGGGCCGTGCCTTTCTCCAGGAACAGGTCCATGGCCTCTTTCAGGGTTCCCAGGGGAGAGATGGAGGGAAAATCAGCACGGTAAAAGTCCCGTGCGTAAACGATATCATTCAGACTCTGGTCCAGGAGCACATTTCTGGCCTCATGCAGGGTGATAACTCCCAGATAGGTTTTGTTACGATCGACCACGGGGAAAAATATCCGCTGGCTGTTCTTGAAAACTTCCATCACCTCTTTGACCGGCATATCTGCATAAATAAACTCGATATCCGTATCCATCGCCTCCCGGACGGTCATGGAAGCCAGAATATGCTTTTCAAAATCGAGCGTTGAGGCGATTTCGTGTGTTACCTGGTACCAGGAGGCCAATTCCTCGCGGGAATAGCGCAGCCGCTCAGCCAGTTCATTGATCAGATTGACGATCTCGCCGATCTCGTCTGTTGAAGAGAAATCAATCTGCCGTAAATTTCCCGATATGACAGAAATTCCCCGCATTTGGGAAATGATTTCCCTGACCGGATAATCAATCATTCTGCGCAGGGTAATATACAGGATAGTCAGGATAACCAGAATGGTGACTACCGAGCTTACGCCCATTTGAGTCAGGAGAAGAGCCTTTCGCTTATCAGGTCTGGTTTGGACGAAATCGGCCAGAAAGAAGCCCAGGACCTTCTGGCTGCCGGCATGACAGCGCTGACATGATGGCCGGTTCAGGATCGGGGTAAAGTGGCGGATTACCTCTTTACCTTCGGAAAAATAGGTCTGAATTACCGGGCGGGGAATTTCGAGCTGGTGATCGTTGTTGTTATG
Encoded proteins:
- a CDS encoding DNA methylase produces the protein MAKSPSHKFGQIIGNLLEEIISSILTDFCEQRGLYLDKKGHRGKARRGSKVTWKDKYGNEHDLDFVIERDGSPDKTGQPIAIIEAAWRRYTKHSRNKVQEIQGAVLPVAECHNLEAPFLGVVLAGIFTDNSINQLESFGFKVLYIPYKTITDAFCCANIDVRFDEFTPDDEFKQCVKKIEELAVSEREGLKQMLISLNKEQIDHFFNLLAETIDRMINKILIIPLYGHDRCFQDIQAAVDFIESYHESPPEGGLRRYEVIVEYSNYDRIEAEFSNKDRIIKFLKSLLS
- the pgsA gene encoding CDP-diacylglycerol--glycerol-3-phosphate 3-phosphatidyltransferase; this translates as MTLPNKLSIARIFLVPVLVTVLLTRFSNLLALSIFLLASLTDWLDGYIARKSKQTTTLGKLLDPMADKLLISSALISLVEMGLAPAWIVVVIVSREIAITGIRSVAASQGVVIAASKMGKYKAVSEILAVSFLILDKFPFPVLGEIPLGRILLWGAMIMAIISGVEYVIKFNREVKLTT
- the plsY gene encoding glycerol-3-phosphate 1-O-acyltransferase PlsY, which translates into the protein MAALKPAFFFLISYLLGSIPFGILIARRHRVDIQQVGSKNIGATNVLRAVGKKAAIFTLLGDLTKGIAAVLLGKIFFTSPAMPSALGLLAIIGHDWSIFNRFRGGKGVATSLGVFLVLAPCPALLALLVWMGVLGISRYVSLASISAAVALPPFIFLLSGAGPLFFTSLPAAALLIFKHRSNIQRLMAGTENRMGKRKKRT
- a CDS encoding DNA methyltransferase produces the protein MNSSLQLSLFPDEQPDTKPEAGAHLRRQRSGTFTDNMKLPVHQWFRYSAGFSAEWVQAVIERYKKEEPLSILDPFAGSGTTLLAADAAGQNCIGFETHPFIYRVAQAKLLWYLNPYALFHYADEVVQRARRSGMSTSRQHIPLLQKCYTEENLAKLDALREQYLKLRKEDDPIWELVWLILTAILRPCSTAGTAQWQYILPNKKKSKVLDPFSAFTEKAKEIAHGMLFVQRTGWKHNARMFLTDARNPNIPIKEAFDLVITSPPYPNNYDYADATRLEMTFWGEVSGWGDLQGAVRQHLVRSCSQHSAAERLTLSDLLADPLLAPIYKEVTVVCQDLEKIRESKGGRKTYHTMVAAYFIDLANVWRILRHFCKDGSTVCFVIGDCAPYGIYVPVDKWLGELALAAGFQQYRFEKIRDRNIKWKNRKHKIPLHEGQLWVEG
- a CDS encoding CBS domain-containing protein — translated: MRRTRLSKLSLKIIITILIPIILMGGAFVALFIYTSTSWQYNDKVSYQSKLTDFLTCGLEDFFARQDYGQIRTKLSEIGKRLNIDRIRLLTKEGKILYDSTGDGSTNKVNPETQECLLCHNNNDHQLEIPRPVIQTYFSEGKEVIRHFTPILNRPSCQRCHAGSQKVLGFFLADFVQTRPDKRKALLLTQMGVSSVVTILVILTILYITLRRMIDYPVREIISQMRGISVISGNLRQIDFSSTDEIGEIVNLINELAERLRYSREELASWYQVTHEIASTLDFEKHILASMTVREAMDTDIEFIYADMPVKEVMEVFKNSQRIFFPVVDRNKTYLGVITLHEARNVLLDQSLNDIVYARDFYRADFPSISPLGTLKEAMDLFLEKGTAHLPVVDEATQALLGVVEHAHIFQILKAELVKRVGL